Part of the Edaphobacter lichenicola genome, CGGACTCCGAGCAGAGGCAGACCGGCTTCATGATTCCGGTGCCGGGCTACTCGTCGACCAAGGGATTTATCCTCGGCGAGGAGTTTTACTGGGCGATCAACCGCAGCACCGACCTCACCGTAGGCGCGCAGTACTACTCCCTCCGCGGGTGGGAGCAGTCAGCGACGTTTCGATATCGCGGGCTGGGTAACGACTTCGCGAAGGCCCGATATACCGGCCTGCTCGACCGTGGGATCTTTACCAACGGCGCGTACCTGAACCAGGGCGGAGAGGATGCCACGATCTCCGGGCGGCACGACTTCACTTCGCAGACGAGAGTGGCCGGGGACGTGGAGTATCTGAGTTCGTACGCCTATCGCGAGGCGTTCGCCGAGAACTTCAGCGTCGCGGTATCGAGCGACATCCTTTCCATCGTGTACGGCGTGCACCAGTGGGACGGATATTCGGCGTCGGCGCGTGTGGATCGATATCAGGGATTGAAACAGGCGGGTGTGGCTGCGACCCCGACCACTCCAGCGATTCTGGAAGAACAGGTGAAGATCTTTCATGCGCCGTCGTTCGACTTCAGCAGCACCGAGCATGAGATCGGCAGGACCGGCTTGCTGTGGAGCGTAGACGCCTCGCACGCTGGACTCTCGCGGGTGCAGCCGGGCTTCTCTACTGGTGGTTTGACGCAGCGCTTCGACGTGCATCCCCAGCTCTCCTATCGAATGGGCTTCGACGGATGGCGAGTGTTGTCCTCGGTTGCGGTGCGCGAGACGGCGTACAGCAGAAGCAGGCAGGTTCCCTACTCGCCAATCGGAGTGCCGGTCGAGCTTCCGACCCCGCTGAACCGGTCGGATGTTGAGGTTGAGGCGGATCTGCGGGCGCCTGTGGTGGAGCGGACCTTCGATTCGCCAGGCGTCGAAAAGCTGTTCGACGGAAACGACGTGAAGCACACCATCGAGCCGGAGCTGACCTACCGCTACGTGACCGGGGTCAATAACTTTTTGAGCGCCCTCCGCTTCGACGATGCCGACATCGTAAGCAACACGAACGAGTTGGAGTATGGAGTGACGCAACGCCTGTTCCTGCGACCGACGAAGGCCCGGCCCTGCAAGGATAGGCCCGTGGCCGCAGCGCAGACACAGTACTGGGATGACGATAGCGGCAAGGTTCAGACCAGGGGCCAGATCGGCAATGGGATCGGCAATGGGATCGGCAACGGGAAAGACGCGCTGCCCAGCTGCGGCAGTCACCCGCTGCTCAGCTGGCGGCTGACGCAGAAGTACTTCTTCAACGAGAACTTTGGCGGAGCCGTCATCAACGGCCGGCGCAACATCTTCGACACGACGCTGAACTTCTCCGGAATCGCGTTTCTCACGGAGCCCCGCGCCATCTCGCCTCTGGTCTCGCGTCTGCGTTTGCGGACCTCGTCGCACATGGATGTCGAGTGGGACTTCGATCTCGATACCGGAGCGAAGAAATTTACGTCGAACAACGTGCTGGTGGACGTGCATGAGAACAACGTCTTTGCCGGGCTCAGCTACGCGAGGTTGAACGCTCCGGGACGCTTCTATACCGAAGGAGTGAGTTCCGCGGTCTCGGACTTCAATCAGCTTCGGCTGCTTCTGGGTTACGGTTCGCCGACCAAGCCGGGGCTGGGCGTGGCAGGGAATGTAGGGCTCGATCTCAACGCGAATAACACCGGCCTGGTGCAGTACGGAGCCGTGCAGGGTTCCTATAACTGGGACTGCTGCGGCTTCAGCGTCGAGGTTCGCAAGTACGAGCTGGGCTCGGTGCGAAACGAGACAACAGAGAGATTCAACTTCACGCTGCTGAACATCGGAACCGCGGGCAATCTGCGCCGGGCGGCGAGCCTCTTCTAAGGGCCGATGGCGCGGCTGTTCCTGGGACCGTTCCCGGGGCCGCTCAGAGGGGTCCGCTGCCTTGTAAATCGCCTCTGCGTGAGATAATCGAGGTATTGTGTTAATCGCTGTGAAGCCGTTCCGAGCCCTGATCTTTGCCTTTACGCTGGCCGCCCTCGGCTGCCATGCACAGACCCCTTCGACCCAATCTGCGAACCAGACTGCCGCCTCCGCTTCGGACAAGCTCTCTCCCGAACTCATGCGCAGGGTGGAGGTGCTGATCCGTTCCAGGGCGTCGATTCCCCCCGCCTATGTGATCCAGATCGGACCGCGCACCAGGAGCGAGGTTCCCGGCTTTGACAAAATCAGCGTGATGTTTCTGGCCGACGGCAAGTCGAGCAAGCCCGCCGACTTTCTGCTCTCGACCGACGGCAACACCTTGGCCCAGTTCACCAAGTTCGATATCAGCAAAGATCCAAAGCTCCTCGTGAGCGGCGAGGGGCGTCCTTCACGCGGTGGTCCGGCGAATGCGCCGGTGCTGATCGTCGGCTTCGACGACCTCGAGTGCCCCTACTGCGCGAAGATGCACGAGCAGCTCTTTCCCGCACTCACCGAGCGCTACAAGGATCAGATTCATATCGTCTATCGCGACTTCCCGCTCGATCAGCATCCCTGGGCCATGCGTGCGGCGATCGATACCAACTGCGTAGGCGCCCACAGTCCAGCGGGATATTGGAATCTGGTGGACTATATCCACGCTCACGCGGGAGAGCTTGGCGGCGCAGACAAGAGTCTCGCCAAGGCCAACGAGACGCTCGACACCCTGGCGCGCGACGAGGGGAAGAAGCAGAATCTCAACGCGGAGTCGCTCAATGCGTGCCTCGCGAAGCAGGATGACACCGCCATCAAAGCGTCGATCAAGCTGGGCGAAAGCCTGGGGGTGGACTCCACGCCGGCGCTCTTCATCAATGGAGAAAAGGTGGAGGGAGCGCAGCCGCTCGAGGACGTGTATCGTATGATCGATAGCGCGCTGATTGCCTCCGGGCAGACGCCGCCACCGCCACCGCCACCAATTCAGGCACAGCCTCAAACCCCGCCGGCGACCAAACCCGGCAACTAGCAGAAGAATGCAGGAGATCTGGATGCGGAACACGGATGTGCCGAGCTTGTCGACCGAAAACGAACGTACTTCTAACACGCGCTCCTTTCGCACCGCCTCGCTTCCATTGCTGCTGACGATGGCCGCCGGGCTCTTGCCGGTTGCAGGATGCAACCACGGGCACAGCGCCGATGTCGTCGCCACAGTCAACGGCCACGCCATCATGCAGGCCGATCTCGAAAAGGCCTACAAATTACAGCTCGGAGACGCCGCTCAACAACAGCAGCAGCCCTCGCAGGAGCAGGCGGATTCGCTGCGGCTGAACCTCCTCCGCGAGTTGATCGATGAAGAGATCGTCGAGCAGCGCGCAGCAAAGATGAATCTGACTGCGACCAATGAAGAGGTCGACGCTAAGCTCGCCGAGATGAAGGCTCCCTATACGGAGGAGCAGTTTCAAGAACGGCTGAAGGCGAGCAACCAGACCATCGACGATGTAAAACACTCGCTGCGCCGCAGTCTCACCATCAACAAGCTGCTGAACAAAGAGATCAACTCGAAGATCACCGTCACCGACGCCGATGTAGCGAGCTACTACAACCAGCACAGGGCCGAGTTCAATCTGCTTGAGACCAAATATCACGTGGCAGCGATTCAAGTGACAAATCAGCCGTCACCCCAGCCGGGAAACCTGCAGGGAAGCAAAGCGACCAACGACGTCGAAGCGAAGAAGAAGATTCAAGCATTGAAAAACCGCCTGGACAGCGGCGAGGACTTTGGCACCATCGCCAGCAACTGGTCGGAGCAGCCCGAATTCGCCCCCAACGGCGGAGATATGGGCTTCGTCGGCGAGTCGCAGCTCCACGCAGATCCCACCGTCTTCACCGCCGTGACCAAGCTGAAGGCCGGCCAGATCACCGAGATCCTTCCGCTGCTCGATGCGCAGTCGAAGCGTCCGGCGGGCTATGCGATCTACAAGCTCATCTCCCGCGACCCCGCAGGCCAGCGCGATGTAAACGATCCCCGCGTCCAGCAGGCCATCCGCCAGCAGTTGCGCGAGGTGCGCTCGCAGCTGCTCAAGAGCGCCTACCTGGAGATGGTGCACGACCAGGCCAAGGTGGAGAACTTCTTCGCCGAACAGATCTTCAAGACCGACGCCCACTAACTCTCCACCAATCGCCATTCGTCTCTCTTCGGGAGGTCTCATGACGCAGTCGCCTGTGCGCTTCGCGATTCTTGGCTTTGGTCATCACGCAATCCGTCGCCTGTTGCCTGCCTTTCCGAAGTGTGAGCATTCAACCCTGAGCGGAATGTGGCGGCGCGACCATGCGGCTGCTCTCGCCAACTGCGCGGATTACAAGATCCCTCACTGCTTCGCCACGCGCGAAGAACTCTGCTCTTCGCCGGACGTCGACGTCGTCTTCATCACTTCGCCCGACGCGATGCACCGCGACGATACGCTGCTGGCGTTGAGGCACGGCAAGGCAGTCCTGTGCGAGAAGCCGCTGGCCATGAGCGCAACGCAGGCTGAAGAGATGAACGCAGCGGCCAACGCAGCCGGTCTGCTCTTCGGCGTGGCGCAGAACTTTCGCTACAACCGAAGTCTGGAGTGGATGCGCCAGCAGATCACCGCCGGCCTCATCGGAAGGCCACAACTTGCGCGTGCCGAGTACTGCTACCCCGCCACAAACTCCGCACGAAAGTGGATTATCGACGCGACGCTGGCTTACGGCGGACCCATTGGAGATGTCGGCGTGCACTGCATCGACGCGCTGCGCTTCGTACTCGGCGAAGACGTGATCAGTGTCGATACTCTGGCCAGGAAGGATGCCTCATCTGGCAAGGTGGAGGCCGTCGCCTCGCTCCAGATGGAGATGACGGGCGACGTCTTTGCCACTGTGACGACGAGTGCGCGAACACCCTACCGCTCTCTGGTCGAAATCAACGGCAGCGATGGCGTCATGACCGCCGAAGGGGGTCTCACGGTTGATCGCCCGGTGGAGATTGTTGTGCGGCGCGCGGGCGAGGTGGTCGAGAGAGTCACAGTAGACAACGGGGATGGCTACACGCGCATGCTCGATAGCTTTGCCGTTGCGCTGCGCGGAGGCTCTCACTTTGCGGCCACCGGCGAAGATGGCGTTCACAACATGCAGGCGCTGGATGCGGCGATCAAGAGCTGGCGAAGCGGATCTCGCGAGAGATTGTAGTTGGCGAAAAACTGAGATCCTAGCGCAGAGCCGCAGCCAGAGCAGAAGTCCCGCCGTGATGCAGAATGGCAAGGTCGCGCTCAGGCGCCAGCGGCAGATA contains:
- a CDS encoding LPS-assembly protein LptD, encoding MVLPASHPHLSAQQVTSQATPLSDAQQSSTSLPDEPGAARYPVAVVLPATDDTTDVKTEEDTLSRNGSVVTLDGAVVLTYRDRIVKADHIEFDQASGDLTATGHLRVSGGANHEDLTASHGTMNLKQQTATFYDVTGSVGLKSAGHTLTYSSSNPFLFTGRMVVRTGPQSYEIYDGTLTTCQLPHPDWMLYAGKFAVDSEKAKAQNSTFRLMNIPVLFLPYVTHPTDSEQRQTGFMIPVPGYSSTKGFILGEEFYWAINRSTDLTVGAQYYSLRGWEQSATFRYRGLGNDFAKARYTGLLDRGIFTNGAYLNQGGEDATISGRHDFTSQTRVAGDVEYLSSYAYREAFAENFSVAVSSDILSIVYGVHQWDGYSASARVDRYQGLKQAGVAATPTTPAILEEQVKIFHAPSFDFSSTEHEIGRTGLLWSVDASHAGLSRVQPGFSTGGLTQRFDVHPQLSYRMGFDGWRVLSSVAVRETAYSRSRQVPYSPIGVPVELPTPLNRSDVEVEADLRAPVVERTFDSPGVEKLFDGNDVKHTIEPELTYRYVTGVNNFLSALRFDDADIVSNTNELEYGVTQRLFLRPTKARPCKDRPVAAAQTQYWDDDSGKVQTRGQIGNGIGNGIGNGKDALPSCGSHPLLSWRLTQKYFFNENFGGAVINGRRNIFDTTLNFSGIAFLTEPRAISPLVSRLRLRTSSHMDVEWDFDLDTGAKKFTSNNVLVDVHENNVFAGLSYARLNAPGRFYTEGVSSAVSDFNQLRLLLGYGSPTKPGLGVAGNVGLDLNANNTGLVQYGAVQGSYNWDCCGFSVEVRKYELGSVRNETTERFNFTLLNIGTAGNLRRAASLF
- a CDS encoding DsbA family protein: MLIAVKPFRALIFAFTLAALGCHAQTPSTQSANQTAASASDKLSPELMRRVEVLIRSRASIPPAYVIQIGPRTRSEVPGFDKISVMFLADGKSSKPADFLLSTDGNTLAQFTKFDISKDPKLLVSGEGRPSRGGPANAPVLIVGFDDLECPYCAKMHEQLFPALTERYKDQIHIVYRDFPLDQHPWAMRAAIDTNCVGAHSPAGYWNLVDYIHAHAGELGGADKSLAKANETLDTLARDEGKKQNLNAESLNACLAKQDDTAIKASIKLGESLGVDSTPALFINGEKVEGAQPLEDVYRMIDSALIASGQTPPPPPPPIQAQPQTPPATKPGN
- a CDS encoding SurA N-terminal domain-containing protein: MRNTDVPSLSTENERTSNTRSFRTASLPLLLTMAAGLLPVAGCNHGHSADVVATVNGHAIMQADLEKAYKLQLGDAAQQQQQPSQEQADSLRLNLLRELIDEEIVEQRAAKMNLTATNEEVDAKLAEMKAPYTEEQFQERLKASNQTIDDVKHSLRRSLTINKLLNKEINSKITVTDADVASYYNQHRAEFNLLETKYHVAAIQVTNQPSPQPGNLQGSKATNDVEAKKKIQALKNRLDSGEDFGTIASNWSEQPEFAPNGGDMGFVGESQLHADPTVFTAVTKLKAGQITEILPLLDAQSKRPAGYAIYKLISRDPAGQRDVNDPRVQQAIRQQLREVRSQLLKSAYLEMVHDQAKVENFFAEQIFKTDAH
- a CDS encoding Gfo/Idh/MocA family protein yields the protein MTQSPVRFAILGFGHHAIRRLLPAFPKCEHSTLSGMWRRDHAAALANCADYKIPHCFATREELCSSPDVDVVFITSPDAMHRDDTLLALRHGKAVLCEKPLAMSATQAEEMNAAANAAGLLFGVAQNFRYNRSLEWMRQQITAGLIGRPQLARAEYCYPATNSARKWIIDATLAYGGPIGDVGVHCIDALRFVLGEDVISVDTLARKDASSGKVEAVASLQMEMTGDVFATVTTSARTPYRSLVEINGSDGVMTAEGGLTVDRPVEIVVRRAGEVVERVTVDNGDGYTRMLDSFAVALRGGSHFAATGEDGVHNMQALDAAIKSWRSGSRERL